A window from Planococcus maritimus encodes these proteins:
- a CDS encoding putative bifunctional diguanylate cyclase/phosphodiesterase, with protein MAILALGSGFFGMQVIGILTFAAEYRFTPRFELLALGLVTACLLAAYIVKIIPKGIGSRSEMTKRIILSAFLVKAVHFLGLSGILSVRFSAISASYYLLSAIMVLGVTYFGFRFVQQSNAKQVTERQRLINAAIMGAVLTLLHYTSTNTFYSNMALPPVVGDGLWVISTAVFVALIVSLLLVFAANLALVDLHALETETGLLQQVKASENRFRTLAYTDQLTGVPNRHWFFAHLREVLDSADGNLETIGVVLLDFDDFKSINELIGQDGGDQFLKKIVERLKTVLPESITLARLSGDEFIFAVANAKKANLEQLCQNILLVAEEPVHIGERSVSSGVSLGISCQEVRELNEENLIKQADLALFMAKSAGKESYRFFSPELLDSSIRKQEITSALQQALVNGEFSVHYQPQIELVSGRVIGFEALLRWNSTLGAVPPSEFIPVAEECGAIHSIGEWVLREACQQLKAWRKEGRPDVHVSVNVSAKQFLDPKFAEKVSSILIATDVPAGCVEIEITESVMIDLDTAAGLVEELQDIGVKLAIDDFGTGYSSLNAVKNIQIDTLKIDKSLVDEVLGSDRSMAILATIIELGKNLGADVVVEGLETLEQVNLMKQYEIIGQGYYFSRPLPADKAVRVWDKYLEQPDGLFHAPILY; from the coding sequence TTGGCAATCCTAGCTTTAGGCAGCGGATTTTTTGGCATGCAAGTGATAGGTATCTTGACTTTTGCAGCGGAGTATCGCTTCACACCGCGCTTTGAACTACTCGCTCTCGGGCTAGTTACTGCTTGTCTCTTAGCAGCTTATATCGTAAAGATCATCCCAAAAGGCATCGGCAGCCGAAGCGAGATGACGAAGCGCATAATCCTCTCGGCATTTCTTGTGAAGGCCGTTCATTTTTTGGGCTTATCGGGTATTTTGTCTGTCCGTTTTTCAGCCATTTCAGCAAGCTATTACCTATTGTCAGCCATCATGGTGCTCGGAGTTACTTATTTTGGTTTCCGTTTTGTCCAGCAGTCCAATGCTAAGCAAGTAACGGAAAGACAGCGACTCATAAATGCGGCTATCATGGGAGCAGTGTTAACTCTGCTTCACTACACATCAACGAATACATTCTATTCTAATATGGCTCTTCCGCCAGTAGTAGGGGATGGTTTATGGGTTATTAGTACAGCTGTTTTTGTGGCGTTGATTGTTAGTTTGCTGCTCGTATTTGCTGCGAATTTGGCTTTGGTTGACCTGCATGCACTCGAAACAGAGACGGGTTTGTTGCAGCAAGTGAAAGCCAGCGAAAACCGATTCCGGACATTAGCGTACACCGATCAATTGACGGGCGTTCCGAACCGCCATTGGTTTTTTGCCCATTTGCGAGAAGTGTTGGATTCAGCAGATGGAAACTTGGAGACGATCGGCGTTGTGCTTCTCGATTTTGATGATTTTAAATCAATCAATGAATTGATCGGCCAAGATGGCGGTGACCAGTTCCTGAAGAAAATTGTCGAGCGCTTGAAAACCGTGTTGCCGGAATCTATCACGCTCGCAAGGCTCAGTGGGGATGAATTTATCTTTGCGGTGGCAAATGCGAAAAAGGCTAACCTCGAACAGCTTTGCCAAAATATTTTACTAGTCGCTGAGGAGCCGGTACATATCGGCGAGCGCTCGGTATCTTCAGGGGTCAGTCTTGGTATCAGTTGCCAAGAAGTCCGGGAGTTAAATGAGGAGAATTTGATTAAGCAGGCGGATCTCGCGCTGTTTATGGCGAAAAGTGCCGGCAAAGAAAGCTATCGATTCTTTTCGCCAGAACTGCTGGACAGCTCGATCCGGAAGCAGGAAATAACCTCTGCGCTGCAACAGGCATTGGTGAATGGTGAATTTTCGGTTCATTATCAGCCTCAAATTGAGTTGGTGAGCGGTCGGGTTATCGGCTTTGAGGCATTGCTGCGCTGGAATTCTACGCTGGGCGCTGTGCCGCCTTCTGAATTCATTCCGGTTGCGGAAGAATGCGGGGCCATCCACTCAATCGGAGAATGGGTGCTGCGTGAAGCGTGCCAGCAATTGAAAGCATGGAGAAAAGAAGGTCGGCCGGATGTCCACGTGTCGGTCAATGTGTCCGCTAAACAGTTCCTCGACCCGAAGTTTGCTGAAAAAGTGTCGAGCATTTTAATCGCTACCGACGTACCTGCCGGATGCGTGGAAATCGAAATTACGGAAAGTGTCATGATCGACCTTGATACGGCAGCGGGCTTGGTGGAGGAATTACAGGACATCGGCGTCAAGCTGGCAATTGATGATTTCGGGACCGGCTATTCGTCGCTCAATGCAGTGAAGAATATCCAAATCGACACTTTGAAAATCGATAAATCACTAGTCGATGAGGTGCTTGGAAGCGACCGTAGCATGGCCATCTTGGCGACGATCATCGAACTCGGAAAGAATCTCGGGGCAGATGTGGTGGTGGAGGGGCTTGAAACGCTCGAGCAAGTGAATTTGATGAAGCAATACGAAATTATCGGGCAAGGGTATTATTTCAGCCGGCCGCTTCCTGCGGATAAAGCTGTGAGGGTGTGGGATAAGTATTTGGAGCAGCCGGATGGATTGTTTCATGCACCGATTTTATATTGA
- a CDS encoding DUF2512 family protein: protein MKHLIALAIKFVIITLVLLVILTWAFDVSFLNTLMISLALTALSYAIGDLLVFLNAGKPGNQVSRNTVATFTDFIMALAIILVIGWLLTGEFAAMVAPALVSALVLSAGEWFFHQYVDRSVVPWYNDYTPAKR, encoded by the coding sequence GTGAAACATCTTATTGCACTTGCAATCAAATTCGTTATTATTACGCTTGTTTTGCTCGTTATCCTGACGTGGGCATTTGATGTCAGCTTCTTGAACACCTTGATGATCAGCTTGGCGCTAACGGCTCTGTCTTATGCAATCGGCGACTTGCTTGTCTTCTTGAATGCCGGAAAACCGGGCAATCAAGTGTCCCGCAATACGGTTGCGACTTTCACCGATTTCATTATGGCATTAGCCATCATTCTGGTGATTGGCTGGCTATTGACCGGCGAATTCGCTGCCATGGTCGCGCCGGCACTCGTCAGCGCATTGGTACTATCGGCAGGCGAATGGTTTTTCCATCAATACGTCGACCGCAGCGTTGTGCCTTGGTATAACGATTACACACCGGCTAAAAGATAA
- a CDS encoding LTA synthase family protein, which produces MKTAGKFLLGQWDYALFVLLLLGKVYYFSNVSDTLFTTLGPFAFLGKLAAWPFGGDSEGIFEGVLLISIGTILLGTCWLLLLHGRKRLFWMAITNLVLSFIILADTLYFRYFEDIISVTVLMQMRQVGDVGESIFALFRLSDALLLADVLLMAILWVVISRKKTAVPTPSRWAKVGTALLVLVLGWQLTTVPFNKSMEDGGAWQFNKLISNMRVYNFTGLLGFHSANITRYIDDNFINRKVYSEDEISETQDWFDARNAERVPGPYSGMAEGKNVIVLQVEALQNFVMNREVNGEEITPNLNRLARENLYFQNFYEQTALGRTSDAEFLLNTSLYPTAEGSAYMLYAENTFDALPGILKEQGYGTNVFHPYKPSFWNRYIIYPQLGIDRFYSEGDFDEAEVIGWSINDEAMLDQALEEMAGFEQPFHSQIVTLTSHHPFEMPEDLQLLNTEGYDGYQDRHFKNYLQSIHYVDRAIGKFIDGLEQKGMLDDTMLVIFGDHSTGMTANTKKFVEFTDAKDPLAYLETNKNVPLILHIPGAEPKTFTQVASQLDLAPSLVDVLGGDPSEHYFIGRNMWKAEGGRATFRDGSFITNELSFIAASDGIYDNGSCYWRMTGEEMDVEACAEPFKEGSKELKISDDVLRGDLLEKFEP; this is translated from the coding sequence ATGAAAACGGCTGGAAAGTTCCTGCTTGGCCAATGGGATTACGCATTGTTTGTCTTATTATTGCTCGGGAAAGTCTATTATTTCTCGAATGTCAGCGATACGCTGTTTACGACGCTTGGGCCTTTCGCATTCCTTGGAAAATTGGCGGCTTGGCCGTTCGGTGGCGACAGCGAAGGAATTTTCGAAGGGGTCTTGTTGATTAGTATCGGGACGATTCTGCTCGGGACGTGTTGGTTATTGCTGTTGCACGGCCGAAAGCGCTTGTTTTGGATGGCCATCACCAATCTGGTATTGAGCTTCATCATTTTGGCGGATACCTTATACTTCCGTTATTTTGAGGACATCATCTCCGTGACGGTATTGATGCAAATGCGCCAAGTAGGGGACGTTGGGGAAAGCATTTTCGCCTTGTTCCGCCTAAGCGACGCCTTATTATTGGCAGATGTATTGTTAATGGCGATTTTGTGGGTAGTCATCAGCCGCAAAAAAACCGCTGTCCCTACGCCATCGCGCTGGGCGAAAGTCGGAACTGCGCTATTGGTGCTTGTGCTCGGCTGGCAATTGACGACAGTGCCGTTCAATAAGTCGATGGAGGATGGCGGAGCGTGGCAGTTCAATAAACTGATCTCGAATATGCGGGTGTATAATTTCACCGGTTTGCTCGGATTCCACAGTGCCAATATCACGCGTTATATCGACGACAATTTCATTAACCGCAAAGTGTATAGCGAAGATGAAATTTCCGAGACGCAGGATTGGTTTGATGCACGCAATGCAGAGCGTGTGCCGGGGCCTTATTCCGGCATGGCGGAAGGCAAGAACGTCATCGTCCTGCAAGTGGAAGCCTTGCAGAATTTTGTCATGAACCGCGAAGTGAACGGCGAGGAGATTACGCCGAACTTGAACCGCTTAGCGCGAGAAAACCTCTATTTCCAGAACTTCTATGAACAAACGGCGCTCGGCCGGACCTCGGATGCGGAGTTTCTGTTGAATACGTCCCTATATCCGACCGCTGAAGGTTCCGCTTATATGCTTTATGCGGAAAATACATTCGATGCACTGCCGGGAATTTTAAAAGAACAAGGTTATGGAACGAATGTATTCCATCCGTATAAGCCAAGTTTCTGGAACCGCTATATCATTTATCCACAGCTTGGAATCGACCGCTTTTATTCGGAAGGGGATTTCGATGAAGCGGAAGTGATTGGCTGGTCCATCAACGACGAAGCGATGCTCGATCAGGCGCTTGAGGAAATGGCTGGGTTTGAGCAGCCTTTCCATTCACAAATCGTTACCTTGACGAGCCATCATCCGTTCGAGATGCCGGAAGACTTGCAGTTGCTCAACACTGAAGGCTATGACGGCTATCAGGACCGGCATTTCAAAAATTATTTGCAATCGATTCATTACGTCGACCGGGCAATCGGGAAGTTTATCGACGGGCTCGAACAAAAAGGGATGCTCGATGATACGATGCTGGTCATTTTTGGCGACCATAGTACAGGGATGACGGCGAATACGAAAAAATTCGTCGAGTTCACCGATGCGAAAGATCCGCTTGCTTATCTCGAGACGAATAAAAACGTGCCGCTCATCCTCCATATTCCGGGGGCAGAGCCGAAAACCTTCACCCAAGTGGCGAGCCAGCTCGATCTCGCCCCGAGTTTAGTAGATGTACTCGGCGGCGACCCGTCTGAACATTATTTCATCGGGCGCAATATGTGGAAAGCGGAAGGCGGGCGTGCAACTTTCCGTGACGGTTCATTCATCACGAACGAACTGAGTTTCATCGCGGCTTCCGACGGGATCTATGATAACGGCAGCTGCTACTGGCGCATGACCGGCGAAGAAATGGATGTCGAAGCTTGCGCCGAGCCGTTCAAGGAAGGCTCAAAAGAATTGAAAATCTCGGATGACGTCCTGCGCGGCGACTTGCTCGAGAAGTTCGAACCTTAA
- a CDS encoding flavodoxin family protein, protein MALKALFLNCSLKSSEEESNTEGFIKDVQKHYETLGVESEIVRLADYYVAYGVAEDMEDGDEWPEILEKVKEADILVIGTPLWLGEKSSLATQAIERLYGSSSVTNDKGQSIFYNKVGGAVITGNEDGAKHAAASLLYGLSHIGFVIPPNVDAYWVGEAGPGPSYLEAGHGNDFSKAAIQRLAYNTHHLAKILKEQPIPAEGNTL, encoded by the coding sequence ATGGCTTTGAAAGCATTATTTCTTAATTGTTCACTCAAAAGTTCAGAAGAAGAATCCAACACCGAAGGCTTCATAAAAGACGTTCAAAAACATTACGAAACGCTCGGCGTAGAGTCCGAGATTGTCCGCTTGGCAGATTATTACGTCGCTTACGGTGTCGCAGAAGACATGGAAGACGGTGACGAATGGCCGGAAATCTTAGAGAAAGTGAAAGAGGCTGATATCTTGGTCATCGGAACTCCGCTTTGGCTCGGCGAGAAAAGCTCGCTCGCGACACAAGCGATTGAACGCTTGTACGGATCGAGCAGCGTGACCAATGATAAAGGCCAGTCGATTTTCTATAATAAAGTCGGCGGTGCAGTCATTACCGGCAACGAAGACGGCGCGAAGCACGCAGCTGCCTCCTTATTGTACGGCTTGTCGCATATCGGCTTTGTCATCCCGCCGAATGTCGATGCGTATTGGGTCGGTGAAGCAGGCCCTGGCCCATCTTATTTGGAAGCGGGCCATGGCAACGATTTCTCTAAAGCAGCCATTCAGCGCTTAGCGTATAATACGCATCATTTAGCGAAAATACTTAAAGAACAGCCGATTCCGGCAGAAGGCAATACTTTATAA
- a CDS encoding LA2681 family HEPN domain-containing protein, with amino-acid sequence MATLSDIALSDDLGQFEIKEIYGATHQLLQEMQQAKAEAFPGRINSMINHLKERLQGKAAYPLAVLLETSYLSIQHQLKKDWNSDLKQRQLSLYDNTIETYRGRIPSNVWNQVCLNYAETLVHTGRSIDAQAVLKEMVKDENDPSYQRLNGEFGWTLIFYSTFLPVKAERLSALEKALDLFKTAKNDIKDEKGQALYDERIKLAGNMIDQLGEVDPVKLSQLPEPTAEEQRYLDWCAEQQLFLNSGNDIEPDTMAQRDLPLRIQNNAFLGSFLDSLTHEFASMRRSLYLATTGEDVADDHKLDGDNTRYTKRYEDLKQVYRQAYGLFDKMALLLNQTMQLGVEEPRVNFQRIWFEEEDLKKPLKPFVQNTKNDALKALYWLSKEVYGYELADEQSMFVKKALHIRNRIDNSYLQVVEKAEPFDKENARAQSHHITEAELERMTLAISQKARNGMMYLQFALAIGKK; translated from the coding sequence ATGGCAACTTTAAGCGATATCGCTTTATCGGATGATTTAGGGCAATTTGAGATAAAAGAAATTTACGGGGCAACCCATCAGCTTCTTCAGGAAATGCAACAAGCAAAAGCCGAAGCTTTCCCTGGCCGTATCAATTCAATGATCAATCATTTAAAAGAGCGCCTGCAAGGCAAAGCGGCCTATCCACTCGCCGTACTGCTTGAGACGAGCTACCTGTCGATCCAGCATCAGCTGAAAAAAGACTGGAATTCGGATTTGAAACAGCGGCAATTGTCTCTTTACGACAACACAATCGAAACCTACCGAGGGCGCATTCCATCGAATGTCTGGAATCAAGTATGCCTGAACTATGCAGAAACGCTCGTTCATACTGGGCGTTCGATCGACGCGCAAGCAGTGCTGAAAGAAATGGTCAAAGATGAAAACGATCCGTCCTATCAGCGCTTGAACGGGGAATTCGGCTGGACCTTGATTTTCTACTCGACTTTCCTTCCGGTCAAAGCCGAACGCCTCAGCGCACTCGAAAAAGCACTGGATTTATTCAAGACCGCTAAAAACGATATCAAAGACGAAAAAGGCCAAGCTCTATACGACGAACGCATCAAACTGGCCGGGAACATGATCGACCAGCTTGGCGAAGTCGATCCAGTGAAACTCTCCCAACTGCCGGAACCGACTGCAGAAGAGCAGCGTTACCTCGACTGGTGCGCAGAGCAGCAATTATTCCTCAACAGCGGCAATGACATCGAGCCGGATACAATGGCACAGCGCGATTTGCCGTTGCGCATTCAAAACAATGCCTTTCTCGGCAGCTTCCTAGACTCGCTGACGCATGAATTCGCGTCGATGCGCCGTTCACTTTACTTGGCAACAACTGGCGAAGATGTTGCAGACGACCATAAGCTCGATGGCGACAATACGCGTTACACGAAGCGCTATGAAGATTTGAAGCAAGTCTATCGCCAAGCTTACGGCTTATTCGATAAGATGGCGCTGTTGTTGAACCAGACAATGCAATTGGGCGTTGAAGAACCGCGCGTGAATTTCCAACGCATCTGGTTCGAGGAAGAAGACTTGAAAAAGCCGCTCAAGCCGTTTGTCCAAAACACGAAAAATGATGCATTGAAAGCTCTGTACTGGCTGTCGAAAGAAGTGTACGGCTATGAATTGGCCGATGAGCAAAGCATGTTCGTGAAAAAAGCCTTGCACATCCGCAACCGCATCGACAACAGCTATCTGCAAGTGGTCGAAAAAGCGGAGCCATTCGATAAAGAAAACGCCCGCGCCCAAAGCCACCATATTACCGAAGCAGAGCTTGAACGCATGACGCTCGCCATAAGCCAAAAAGCGCGCAATGGCATGATGTACCTGCAATTCGCCTTGGCAATCGGCAAGAAATAA
- a CDS encoding GAF domain-containing sensor histidine kinase, translated as MVDDQSRYSRLANITRIVNTKLDLHEVLQQVTTAISEEIVRCDSVGIFLPEGDGTYRGFAGKPEMIDGITLQSQIIDPQTDPLAAELIEKRKTIYIADTSIDDRPDLVPVGAFRINSLLALPISFEQDFIGMVFLFDYGTPMHLTQSEIESVEAYVNMAAVAIQNAKTLNQKEKLLAEKQSLLDLSRELSFCSTTRESLNVCFSYLKQAFGEGDFAAHIIIPPSAKSVTPIAFHAADDLSQTDWNERLHHLGLTDDYEKLVQRAVSEKETIYNGLGDHRLLLLLPMISIGKVHGVISVVCGGIAAKQTANLPLLFAKSIIDATAPVFSNVLYMDQLEGIVEERTSALYAANKRVNSVIESITDGFLVLNKDWEYSYINQHVSFARGRTAEEMLGKNIWEMYPDIIGTLTYTEFHRAMNERVTVRFEAQSDVDDYWYDITAYPFDDGICCILKNIKEQKKYERELKRLSNLDLIGQMAAGISHEVRNPMTTVRGFLQLMVTDKQLAPHAAHLNLMIDELDRANAIITEFLSVGNTRTSDMKMMSLNTILDDISPLIKVDTSNQNKRIRIYTQEVPDLWLNHNEIRQLIINLYRNGLEAMTVGQTLTIGTYLENEKYVVLAVQDQGSGIDSDIIEKIGTPFYTTKDEGTGLGLGICYAVAARHNATISIETGPEGTIFFTKFPIESGPGGEGASLDG; from the coding sequence ATGGTAGATGATCAATCGCGGTATTCGAGACTCGCGAATATAACACGCATTGTTAATACGAAGCTGGATTTGCATGAAGTATTGCAGCAGGTCACAACGGCGATTTCCGAGGAAATCGTCCGGTGCGATTCTGTCGGGATCTTTTTGCCCGAAGGCGATGGAACTTACCGCGGGTTTGCGGGAAAGCCCGAAATGATCGATGGAATAACGCTGCAATCGCAAATTATCGACCCACAAACAGATCCTTTGGCAGCAGAATTAATCGAGAAACGAAAGACCATTTATATAGCGGACACTTCGATAGACGACCGGCCGGACTTGGTGCCGGTGGGGGCCTTCCGGATCAATTCCTTATTGGCGCTGCCGATTTCTTTTGAACAGGACTTTATCGGCATGGTGTTTTTGTTCGATTACGGCACGCCGATGCATTTGACACAATCTGAAATTGAAAGCGTAGAAGCGTATGTGAACATGGCGGCAGTTGCCATTCAAAATGCCAAAACGCTCAATCAGAAAGAGAAGTTACTGGCGGAAAAGCAATCATTGCTCGATCTGAGCCGTGAACTGTCTTTTTGTTCCACTACACGGGAAAGTTTGAACGTCTGCTTTTCCTATTTGAAACAAGCGTTTGGCGAAGGGGACTTTGCCGCACATATCATCATCCCGCCAAGTGCGAAAAGCGTTACACCGATTGCGTTTCACGCAGCTGATGACTTGTCCCAAACCGATTGGAATGAACGTCTCCATCATTTAGGATTGACAGATGATTACGAGAAATTGGTTCAACGCGCCGTTTCTGAGAAAGAGACGATTTATAACGGCCTTGGAGATCATCGACTATTGCTCTTGCTGCCCATGATTTCAATCGGGAAAGTACACGGCGTCATTTCTGTGGTCTGCGGTGGAATTGCAGCGAAACAGACTGCCAATTTGCCGCTTTTATTCGCCAAATCCATTATCGATGCTACTGCGCCGGTGTTTTCGAATGTATTGTATATGGATCAACTGGAAGGCATCGTCGAAGAAAGAACGAGTGCATTATATGCGGCGAACAAGCGGGTCAATAGTGTCATCGAAAGTATCACAGATGGTTTTTTGGTGCTCAATAAAGATTGGGAATATAGCTATATCAACCAGCATGTGTCATTTGCGAGAGGAAGAACAGCGGAGGAAATGCTCGGCAAGAACATTTGGGAGATGTATCCGGACATTATAGGGACGCTCACGTATACTGAGTTCCACCGCGCCATGAACGAGCGGGTGACGGTTCGCTTTGAAGCCCAATCCGATGTCGACGATTATTGGTACGACATTACTGCTTATCCGTTCGATGACGGTATTTGCTGTATTTTGAAAAATATCAAAGAACAGAAAAAGTATGAAAGAGAACTGAAAAGGCTGTCGAATCTGGACTTGATCGGACAGATGGCGGCGGGCATCAGCCACGAAGTCCGTAATCCGATGACGACCGTGCGCGGATTTTTGCAATTGATGGTGACGGATAAGCAATTGGCGCCGCATGCGGCACATCTTAATTTGATGATCGATGAGTTGGACCGGGCGAATGCCATTATCACAGAATTTTTGTCGGTCGGCAATACACGGACTTCCGATATGAAAATGATGAGCCTGAATACGATTCTCGATGATATTTCCCCTTTGATTAAAGTCGATACGTCCAATCAGAACAAGCGCATCCGCATCTATACGCAGGAAGTGCCGGATCTATGGTTGAACCATAATGAAATCCGGCAACTGATCATCAATTTGTACCGCAATGGGCTTGAAGCGATGACTGTCGGCCAGACATTGACCATCGGTACTTATTTGGAAAATGAAAAATACGTAGTGCTGGCTGTGCAAGATCAAGGCAGTGGCATCGATTCCGACATCATCGAGAAAATTGGCACGCCATTCTATACGACAAAAGACGAAGGCACTGGCCTTGGCCTTGGCATTTGTTATGCAGTGGCTGCACGCCACAACGCAACAATCAGCATTGAAACTGGACCCGAGGGCACTATCTTTTTCACAAAGTTTCCGATCGAATCGGGGCCTGGCGGTGAAGGTGCCTCTCTTGATGGGTAG
- a CDS encoding GNAT family protein translates to MVGGWSHPISSEQQNEWFHRQAQDTRNLRFAIDTQEDGFIGISTITDIDLKNRSAYHGIIIGKKNMQGHGYGRDTVMTTMKYAFEELQLHRLDGDIVEHNIPSYNLFIQKCGWKEEGRLREHAYRNNRYYDRIIVGILKKEYEELCEQQDYWNRKSAETLNSF, encoded by the coding sequence ATTGTTGGGGGGTGGTCACATCCGATCTCATCAGAGCAGCAAAATGAATGGTTTCATCGGCAAGCGCAGGATACGCGCAATTTGCGCTTTGCGATCGATACACAAGAAGACGGTTTTATCGGCATTTCAACGATCACGGACATCGATTTGAAAAACCGTTCGGCTTATCATGGCATCATTATCGGCAAAAAGAATATGCAGGGGCATGGCTACGGCCGTGATACTGTCATGACTACTATGAAATATGCGTTTGAAGAGCTTCAATTGCACCGGTTGGACGGGGATATCGTGGAGCATAATATCCCGTCCTATAATCTCTTTATCCAAAAATGCGGATGGAAAGAAGAGGGCAGGCTTCGCGAGCATGCCTATCGCAATAATCGCTATTACGACCGAATCATCGTCGGCATATTAAAGAAAGAATATGAAGAACTGTGCGAGCAACAGGATTATTGGAACCGTAAATCTGCTGAAACACTGAACAGTTTTTAA
- a CDS encoding MalY/PatB family protein: MNYNFDEAVERRGTYSLKWDGAELIKQFGITDRYDEETIPLFTADMDLPVAQPIVDALHKTVDHRIFGYTILPDAYFEAIQHYFNKRYDWAIKKEQIVFSPGTVHALNIAVKAFTEPGDGVIIQRPVYPPFTSAVEGNGRVVKNNALVEDEEGRYSINFEEFEELAKDENTHLFIHCHPHNPTGRVFTPEESNQLAAICKRHDVTIITDEIHGDLVRSGETFTPMVLAAEETDHIVTCTAINKTFNVAGLHCTNVIIENEALREKFTAELGMQLPTPFTVAALIAAYTEGDDWLEQVNAYLDGTLEWMKNFLEERMPKVKVRIPEGTYVMWLDFRGYGLDDKEIHERIYNKANVILEDGTMFGEEGAGFQRICIPSPRPLIQEAMERIAREFDDLN, translated from the coding sequence ATGAACTATAATTTTGACGAAGCGGTCGAACGCCGTGGAACCTATTCGCTGAAATGGGACGGGGCAGAGTTGATCAAGCAATTCGGCATTACGGACCGTTACGACGAGGAGACGATTCCGCTATTTACGGCGGATATGGATCTCCCGGTCGCACAGCCGATTGTCGACGCCTTGCATAAAACGGTCGACCACCGCATTTTTGGTTATACGATTTTGCCGGATGCGTATTTTGAAGCCATCCAGCATTATTTCAATAAACGCTATGACTGGGCCATCAAGAAAGAGCAAATCGTCTTTAGCCCCGGCACGGTGCACGCTTTGAATATTGCCGTGAAAGCATTTACCGAGCCGGGCGACGGCGTGATCATCCAACGGCCGGTCTATCCGCCTTTCACTTCCGCTGTTGAGGGCAATGGCCGCGTCGTGAAAAACAACGCGCTGGTCGAGGACGAAGAGGGACGTTATTCGATCAATTTCGAGGAATTCGAAGAACTCGCAAAAGACGAAAACACCCATTTGTTCATCCATTGCCACCCGCATAATCCGACGGGGCGCGTGTTCACGCCGGAAGAGTCGAACCAGCTCGCAGCCATCTGCAAGCGCCATGATGTGACGATCATTACCGATGAAATCCATGGCGACTTGGTGCGCAGCGGCGAAACCTTTACGCCGATGGTGCTGGCAGCAGAAGAAACCGACCACATCGTTACGTGCACGGCTATCAATAAAACCTTTAACGTCGCCGGGCTTCATTGCACTAATGTCATCATTGAAAATGAAGCGTTGCGCGAGAAGTTCACGGCAGAGCTTGGCATGCAATTGCCGACGCCGTTCACCGTCGCAGCCCTTATTGCGGCTTATACAGAAGGCGATGACTGGCTCGAGCAAGTGAATGCCTATCTCGACGGCACGCTTGAATGGATGAAGAATTTCCTCGAGGAGCGCATGCCGAAAGTGAAGGTGCGCATTCCAGAAGGCACGTACGTTATGTGGCTCGATTTCCGCGGATACGGGCTTGACGATAAGGAAATCCATGAACGCATCTATAACAAAGCGAACGTCATTTTAGAAGACGGCACGATGTTCGGGGAAGAAGGCGCAGGATTCCAGCGCATCTGCATCCCGTCCCCGCGCCCGCTCATCCAAGAAGCGATGGAGCGAATCGCACGTGAATTCGATGATTTGAATTAA